TGGCATGAGGGACTAAACTACATCACAGCAGCCACTGAAGACTCCGTGAGTTAATGCTTGCATGTATGTCCTACCCCATCTATCTGCCTCCCCCCTCTGAAGGTGTACCAAGTACCCATAGAGGAGTGTTCCCAGCGTATAAACTGTACCAGTTGTACCAATGACCTTAACCcgctgtgtgggtggtgtgtggtggagaACAAGTGCTCTCGTCAGACGCAGTGTCAGAATTCCGGTCTCTCCAGAAGATGGATACAGTACAACTGTTTTACTATCACTGTTGATCCTATGCAACTTTTCATTGACCCTGCAATTCTTGCTAATGAGGTATGCATTAATGTGACTGTCTGAGGTTATATATATAAACTATCCTCACAGGTCACGGTGACCCTGCCTAACCCCCTTCCTGGGGAGAACATCTCCTGTCATTTGGCGGACAGTGAAGGACGTTTCCCACCCATCTTAGTACCAGCTGTTGAGGTCATCCCAGGAACAGTGTTCAGTTGTGATATTGAAGGGCTGGTACCTGACTACCCTGGAGTGACTGCAACCATCAACCTGGGATTTCAGAGCTCTCTGTTCAATGAGCCATTTAACGTTACCAACCAAGCACTCACAATCTACAATTGCTCAGCAGGGAAAAGGTATAGGTACCTCAACCATATTCATGACCTGCTGATCACACTATGAATGTGCAGCTGTAAGGATTGCCTGGAGCCCAACAGTCCGTGTGGATGGTGTAACCTCAACAAGCATTGCAGTGGAACAGCAACTCTGTGCAGGAATGCATGCATCTCACTTCCTACAGGTGATAGCTTGATGACCCCTGACTCTCTAATGCCTATATCCCTCTATATAGGTGTCTATATCTACACACTTCACAGACCTATGCCCCCTGTTAGATACGGCCCCCTTTGGGGGGCACACTCTACCAGTGAGGGTGGTCCAGGACTTTCTACTGACCACTAGGAACCTGATACCAACAGTAAGTCAACATGACCTCTGTACCCTGACCAATCCATGGCTTCCCTATATATAGACGGATGGTTTCGAGTATTCGTGTATTGTGAATGGAGTTAGTCTGACAGCTCAGTATGAGAACGAGACCTCTATCCTGTGCAATGTGGGCAGTGGAGACGTAAGTGTTGACACTGTAAtactacaatacaatacattgTATGAACAGTTTCACAATAAAAACCTTTAATTGATTGTGATTTAATTAGCGTTGTATTCTAGTTATCACAATACCATACATGACACAGCTCAACCTGCCTACTGGTAGTGGTAGCTACTCtgtggttgctatggtgatATGGTCCGGGAATGGCGTCAACCACCCACTCAGCAGTGTCGCACAACAGACCAACAGTACGTACTGCTACACCACCATCACAGTAACTACAATTGGACtaacattatttttatacaACCTCTGTCCACCATATGCCACCTCCTCTATACAGTTACGTTGTTTGATTGTCATAACTTGGGCAGTGGATGTTCAGAGTGCCTTGCATCCAGACTGGGGTCAGAGTTCACGTGTGGGTGGTGTAGCCTTAGCGACAGCTGTGAGGTGTTGCAAGAATGCACCAATGATGTTTTTGTTACTGAGGGGAGAAATTGTCCTACTCCTTTCATCACCTTAATCTCTCCAGAATCtggtaattattatatatatactgactGCATGCCATGATACTTCCTACATCCTCAGGACCAGTTGATGGTGGTACAGCAATTACTGTGATGGGCACTGACCTCGGAGTGACCTTTGCTGACGTTCTGAACGCCACCCTTACATTAGGAGGTGTGGCCTGTACTATCATCAACACTGACTATATACCAGGGAggcagtttgtgtgtgtgaccaACAACTTTGGAAGTACAGGCTCCAATGTGTTCACTATGGTCCTGTATGGCAATATAGACGTCAATGTAAACGCCAATCCCTTCATTGCGTTGAATCCTGTTGTCAGTAGTGTGAAACCGACCTTTGGACCCGTGGCCGGGGGTACCACACTGACTGTGAGGGGTACTGCACTAAGAGTGGGTAACCATGAGAACACTAGAGTCACTCTGGTCAGTGGAGGGTCAATCTACACCTGCAACGTATTGTAAGTGGCAGTATATGTTTGGAAAATGTTGAAAACTTTCCTTGCAGAGTTGTTTTTTCTCAAGAGATTGAATGCATCACTACAGCAGCAAATTTCACCTCCGCTGCAGAGGTGGTGGTTACTATTGATGCAGCTAGACTGGACTTCGGAGTGTTCTTCACTTACAGTAACAACCCCAATGTAACTGCTGTGCGTCCTAGCAACACTATTCCCAGTGGAGGCATCACACTGACCTTTACTGGAGTGTACTTGGACGTGGTACAACAGCCTGTGTTGGAGATCTACCAGCCGATGGGGGCTCTTCTGGTAAGCcagcaactataattatgtctggaTGTTTtcctcacaataattataatacagtacatgatGCACTGTCCCTCCCCTACAGAAGAGCAACTGCAGTGTTGTGGACAATACCACCATCACATGCTTGACTCCTAGTTTGATAAAAACCTCACTGACCCCATTGGACTATGCCCTACTGTTTGATGATGTCCCACCTATCACACAAGCACGTTTTCCCAtcagcgtccaatcagatcccTCCAATTTCCGGCTGGAGGGTTCTCAAAAGGTTCCTAATGGCACAGAGACCCTCATACGCATTGTGGTATGTCCTA
This region of Halichondria panicea chromosome 12, odHalPani1.1, whole genome shotgun sequence genomic DNA includes:
- the LOC135345222 gene encoding hepatocyte growth factor receptor-like, with the protein product MSHLTLPTKHSQSTIAQQGKAVRIAWSPTVRVDGVTSTSIAVEQQLCAGMHASHFLQVSISTHFTDLCPLLDTAPFGGHTLPVRVVQDFLLTTRNLIPTTDGFEYSCIVNGVSLTAQYENETSILCNVGSGDLNLPTGSGSYSVVAMVIWSGNGVNHPLSSVAQQTNITLFDCHNLGSGCSECLASRLGSEFTCGWCSLSDSCEVLQECTNDVFVTEGRNCPTPFITLISPESGPVDGGTAITVMGTDLGVTFADVLNATLTLGGVACTIINTDYIPGRQFVCVTNNFGSTGSNVFTMVLYGNIDVNVNANPFIALNPVVSSVKPTFGPVAGGTTLTVRGTALRVGNHENTRVTLVSGGSIYTCNVLVVFSQEIECITTAANFTSAAEVVVTIDAARLDFGVFFTYSNNPNVTAVRPSNTIPSGGITLTFTGVYLDVVQQPVLEIYQPMGALLKSNCSVVDNTTITCLTPSLIKTSLTPLDYALLFDDVPPITQARFPISVQSDPSNFRLEGSQKVPNGTETLIRIVGDNLDSVETSEIGVTVGGEECVKTPSSVRGSEFICTAPLEPPGGENPANINVTVGSNIAQKLDRQLTYTFPEATVLGPTVPLEIIIPVIVIIFIIVVCVLTIAIVCLYLNSRRKSVPIFMHQHEQRIELTATGKTHEVVDGNTALVKSELVEIAESIPDSFKIAASKLKLSSTAIGQGEFGVVYKGVLTNWNKVPMQGVAVKTLKGLFSLSDVQSMVCEVNKMQDFDHPHIMSLIGVCLDAGPGVAIVMPYMANGSLIRYLKKERSSLELDDDCDIDQILEVRKLLLKMCRQITLGMAYLAEQKFVHRDLAARNCMLDSGGGIRVGDFGLAEDVYASGYFRQNDRANVKLPYKWMALESLNDAIFTEKTDVWSYGVTVWEVFNGGRTPYPAVDPHSLIKLLGKGQRLERPLNAACSTEISEVMRQCWREDPEERPTFSQLSSIVDKLLTSIAGYTELGMVLLNTVQEVEQLKCDNVPSPTEDANRYVDGPLGHPLAFKNRMYEGFTSTDD